One window of the Microbulbifer sp. Q7 genome contains the following:
- a CDS encoding glycoside hydrolase family 28 protein produces the protein MTGLNRRVFLQSLAAAAALPAIPGVLPRAVAMSRRPRAQYTGPWAQVPKILSAIQLPAIPAREFNLKTMGAKGEGEDASAAFAAAIEACRKAGGGRIVVPAGQYRTGPIHLVSNTELHIAEGAQVHFIPEPERYLPAVKTRWEGMEIMGYSPLIYAHQCENVALTGKGLIDGGADCDTWWPWKGKNTKCANSSNDGDTQHQARARLMEEMEAGVPVAERHYAEGAFLRPPLVQFYACKNVLIEGVTLENSPFWVIHPVLCEGLTVRGVTTRSHGPNSDGCDPESCKNVLIEDCLFDNGDDCIAIKSGRNADGRRLDVPTENVVVRNCQMRDGHGGLVLGSEISGGVHNVFLEDCVMSSPNLERGLRIKTNAMRGGDIHDIYVRNLTIGQVKDVIVINFFYEEGDKGDFDPNVYNIQVENLVCKEARRAFHIRGFERAPIRGLQITDSRIDQAGSLGVIEEVAGLTVNNVTINGEVFEPGVSVLAKSTLAR, from the coding sequence ATGACTGGACTCAATCGGCGAGTCTTTTTGCAATCCCTGGCGGCTGCCGCCGCACTGCCTGCTATTCCCGGCGTCCTGCCGCGAGCTGTGGCGATGAGCCGCCGGCCCAGAGCACAGTACACTGGGCCCTGGGCGCAAGTGCCCAAGATTCTTTCTGCCATCCAGCTGCCTGCTATCCCCGCGCGCGAATTCAACCTGAAGACAATGGGCGCCAAAGGGGAAGGCGAGGACGCATCTGCGGCCTTTGCCGCGGCGATCGAAGCCTGCCGAAAAGCCGGTGGCGGTCGCATTGTGGTCCCCGCGGGCCAGTACCGCACTGGCCCCATCCATCTGGTCTCCAACACCGAGCTGCATATCGCTGAAGGCGCGCAAGTGCACTTTATCCCCGAGCCTGAGCGCTACCTGCCCGCGGTAAAAACCCGCTGGGAGGGCATGGAAATCATGGGCTACTCACCGCTGATATACGCCCACCAGTGCGAAAACGTCGCCCTTACCGGCAAAGGACTGATTGATGGTGGCGCCGATTGCGACACCTGGTGGCCGTGGAAGGGCAAGAACACCAAATGCGCCAACAGTTCCAACGACGGCGATACCCAGCACCAGGCCCGCGCCAGATTGATGGAGGAGATGGAGGCTGGGGTGCCCGTTGCCGAGCGCCACTATGCGGAAGGGGCCTTCCTGCGTCCGCCACTGGTGCAGTTTTATGCGTGCAAGAATGTCCTGATCGAGGGCGTGACTCTGGAGAACTCCCCGTTCTGGGTGATTCACCCGGTGCTCTGCGAGGGGTTGACCGTGCGTGGTGTCACCACCCGAAGCCACGGGCCGAATTCCGACGGGTGTGATCCCGAGTCCTGCAAAAACGTGCTGATTGAGGACTGCCTGTTCGACAACGGCGACGATTGCATTGCGATCAAGTCCGGGCGCAATGCCGATGGTCGTCGGCTCGACGTACCCACCGAGAATGTGGTGGTGCGGAATTGCCAGATGCGGGATGGGCATGGGGGCCTGGTGCTCGGCAGTGAAATCTCCGGTGGGGTGCATAACGTCTTTCTCGAGGACTGTGTAATGAGCAGCCCAAACCTGGAGCGCGGCCTGCGGATCAAGACCAATGCCATGCGCGGCGGTGATATCCACGATATTTATGTGCGGAACCTGACCATCGGCCAGGTGAAGGACGTGATTGTGATCAATTTCTTCTATGAAGAGGGTGACAAGGGCGACTTCGATCCGAACGTGTACAACATTCAGGTGGAAAACCTGGTGTGCAAGGAGGCGCGGCGTGCGTTCCATATTCGCGGCTTCGAGCGGGCCCCCATTCGTGGCTTGCAGATCACCGACAGCCGGATTGACCAGGCTGGCTCACTGGGTGTAATTGAAGAGGTGGCTGGCCTGACCGTAAACAATGTCACCATCAACGGTGAGGTTTTCGAGCCCGGGGTATCCGTCCTCGCGAAGAGCACTCTGGCCCGCTGA